One stretch of Clavelina lepadiformis chromosome 6, kaClaLepa1.1, whole genome shotgun sequence DNA includes these proteins:
- the LOC143463377 gene encoding uncharacterized protein LOC143463377 produces the protein MSRCFTQAGPTGIITLPECNRNGRFCTYRNGTIFVCESKGLQCCWNQKRSTHQIITFTRGHYECCPETGTNYNMHTHICLNGQILKKSRDSESACAFTQRYDTNTEKCCLKNEKYGQVHFKNPSGICCNEKYLTDPQLDCCQGVIYNVTKQACCKSGDGDYTLHNNSNACCLNVPYNSAVQYCGDHGVQEKDQTEIRQCNGTPYDPTWHMCCGDTLADTRTHLCHWITGRLVLKPSYGIHHDKVCRTRHTLVSYYSGISDRSGERQVRRI, from the exons ATGTCGCGAT GTTTTACTCAAGCTGGGCCCACCGGTATTATCACATTGCCCGAATGCAACCGCAACGGAAGATTCTGTACCTACAGAAACGGAACAATATTTGTATGTGAATCGAAAGGATTGCAATGCTGTTGGAATCAAAAACGTAGCACTCACCAGATTATCACTTTTACAAGAGGCCACTACGAGTGCTGTCCAG AAACTGGCACAAATTACAATATGCATACTCATATTTGTTTGAACggacaaattttgaaaaaatccaGGGATTCTGAAAGTGCTTGTGCTTTTACCCAACGTTACGATACAAACACggaaaaatgttgtttgaagAACGAAAAATATGGACAAGTTCactttaaaa ATCCCAGTGGAATTTGCTGCAATGAAAAGTACTTGACTGATCCTCAGTTAGACTGTTGTCAAGGTGTCATCTACAACGTGACAAAGCAAGCCTGCTGTAAATCCGGTGACGGTGACTACACTTTGCACAACAATTCCAACGCTTGTTGCTTGAACGTTCCTTATAACAGTGCAGTTCAGTACTGTGGTGATCATGGTGTGCAGGAAAAAG ATCAAACTGAAATAAGACAATGCAATGGAACACCATATGATCCTACATGGCACATGTGTTGCGGCGATACACTGGCTGATACCCGTACCCACCTTTGCCATTGGATTACTGGACGTTTGGTGCTTAAACCATCGTATGGTATCCACCACGACAAAGTTTGTCGAACTCGTCATACATTGGTGTCGTATTACTCTGGCATAAGTGATAGAAGTGGAGAAAGACAGGTCAGAAGAATATAA
- the LOC143462844 gene encoding uncharacterized protein LOC143462844, with protein MLAQDENICYEAPNYKYNTNIHLCCGKEKFYELGMRDGKQCCKNGVFAYNPSIETCCPNDQIVAVPEQYGRCCGMAGYDSRTHTCKDGEIVEDECAAMGKPFQLEDCTISDQQLLDFNQKFHRSGLYVYFATVHGPPTEKGRGKRKVRKWKLENVEQLKNKGKKMTLVPPKGKKFSVTAKKCQCPYELVTGERYIFWSEKKFKGRKGLILNAMQTGYIKSFDAVMPLSKADYLSQFFERLFGTE; from the exons ATGCTGGCACAAGATGAAAACATATGCTACGAGGCACCTAACTATAAGTACAACACCAATATACATTTATGTTGCgggaaagaaaaattttatgagCTCGGAATGAGGGATGGAAAACAGTGCTGTAAAAATGGCGTTTTCGCGTATAACCCAAGCATAGAAACCTGTTGCCCGAACGATCAAATTGTTGCTGTACCTGAACAGTATGGACG GTGCTGTGGAATGGCAGGCTACGACAGTAGAACACATACATGCAAGGATGGTGAGATTGTTGAAGATGAATGCGCTGCTATGGGGAAGCCTTTTCAACTCGAAG ACTGCACTATTTCGGACCAACAACTATTAGACTTCAATCAGAAATTTCACAGAAGTGGGTTATATG TATACTTCGCAACAGTTCATGGTCCCCCAACAGAAAAAGGTCGTGGTAAGAGGAAAGTACGAAAATGGAAGTTGGAAAATGTGgaacaattgaaaaacaaagGCAAGAAGATGACGTTGGTGCCACCTAAAGGCAAAAAGTTTTCAGTGACCGCCAAAAAATGTCAATGTCCATACGAACTGGTAACAGGCGAGAGATACATTTTCTGGAGtgagaaaaagtttaaaggaAGAAAAGGGCTGATCCTTAACGCGATGCAAACTGGATACATAAAGTCTTTTGACGCTGTTATGCCTTTATCCAAAGCAGATTATTTAAGCCAGTTTTTTGAGAGACTTTTCGGCACAGaataa